Proteins encoded by one window of Cellvibrio sp. KY-GH-1:
- a CDS encoding P-II family nitrogen regulator, producing the protein MKLITALLHHVRVTAVIDALNDAGYRNLNLQDVKGTLKPLGDFELTYSSEARLVISEVQLSLPCEDGEVESITSIIRETGRIGTDVSGWVYVSAIEQAWPIGGS; encoded by the coding sequence ATGAAACTGATCACTGCTCTCTTACACCACGTGCGGGTAACTGCTGTTATTGATGCGCTGAATGATGCTGGTTATCGCAATCTCAATTTGCAAGATGTCAAAGGCACACTTAAACCGTTGGGTGATTTTGAATTGACCTATTCGTCAGAAGCCCGGCTAGTTATTTCTGAGGTGCAATTGTCACTCCCCTGTGAAGACGGGGAAGTGGAATCGATTACCAGCATTATCCGCGAGACTGGTCGTATCGGCACCGATGTATCCGGATGGGTTTATGTGAGTGCTATTGAACAGGCGTGGCCCATCGGGGGTTCCTAA